One Nerophis lumbriciformis linkage group LG21, RoL_Nlum_v2.1, whole genome shotgun sequence DNA segment encodes these proteins:
- the LOC133621289 gene encoding uncharacterized protein: MEDHHLVPLFIHEEEDNEDPEGPDMDPREQSDRSPFTLARCSPALLGPYLHQMDDLLQSCEEMTDISFCSHLSGELEASHWESSPYFSTSCTETQVDKTEPSQGGAEVPHQADLPLTLAGNRLSDTMMEYEGRLLGMLAMLESCMEDWEASPEDVHVETRPDYVHVEEVETHPEYVHVETSPEDVHVETRPDYVHVEEVETRPDYVHVEEVETRPDYVHVEEVETRPEYVHVEKCVGETAPVGNPSYDASSLATTCGEKQVDDAWPLKMDLCGSEVESFEALRSQMEECIQEVQRLESRRRELLSEVLQLRRQKGPEEEEEEEEKREATEDDVVHKVMSLLTRLQSEEAARREERKREIRRLRSTRAEEERRVWKVDLETQEMRELLRKLKWKLFARAKESAHAQAALSKQRHEVALLRRQEETLQAVVLQMTDEGVQLKLAHQRHLLDLLAELHLHATKHTSAITQEELCRRHSHGDIQQYLQASLAALQNRYEPMLLALLKRKETTTRSCAKSKEQAQELRAQLRPLQEETQKLVLQRACMEEKVKLTQVQRKEDVQHYEENIRRLEESSRVFKMELMVQKRKNKEAEDIRDGLSKQILLYRSAAGDQHTFQLTEEI; encoded by the exons ATGGAGGACCACCACTTGGTGCCTCTCTTCATCCACGAAGAAGAAGACAATGAGGACCCGGAGGGACCTGACATGGATCCCAGAGAGCAGAGCGACCGCTCGCCTTTTACTTTGGCAAGGTGTTCACCTGCGCTGCTCGGGCCGTACTTGCACCAGATGGATGACCTCCTTCAGAGCTGCGAGGAGATGACGGACATTTCTTTCTGTTCCCACCTCTCCGGGGAGTTGGAAGCCAGCCATTGGGAAAGCTCCCCGTATTTTTCCACCAGCTGCACAGAAACACAAGTGGACAAGACAGAACCTTCTCAGGGAGGCGCGGAGGTTCCTCACCAGGCGGACTTGCCTCTTACTTTGGCGGGGAACCGGCTGAGCGACACCATGATGGAGTACGAGGGGAGGCTGTTGGGGATGTTGGCCATGCTGGAGAGCTGCATGGAAGACTGGGAGGCAAGTCCAGAGGACGTCCACGTGGAGACAAGGCCAGACTATGTCCATGTGGAGGAGGTGGAGACACATCCAGAGTATGTCCACGTGGAGACAAGTCCAGAGGACGTGCATGTGGAGACAAGGCCAGACTATGTCCATGTGGAGGAGGTGGAGACAAGGCCAGACTATGTCCATGTGGAGGAGGTGGAGACAAGGCCAGACTATGTCCATGTGGAGGAGGTGGAGACAAGGCCAGAGTACGTCCACGTGGAGAAATGTGTGGGGGAAACAGCACCAGTAGGGAACCCAAGCTATGATGCTTCCTCATTGGCCACAACTTGTGGGGAAAAGCAGGTGGATGATGCATGGCCTCTGAAGATGGACCTTTGTGGCTCTGAAGTGGAGAGCTTTGAGGCTCTCAGGTCTCAAATGGAGGAGTGCATCCAGGAGGTGCAGCGCTTGGAGAGCAGGAGAAGAGAATTACTCTCAGAGGTGCTGCAGCTGAGACGGCAGAAAggcccggaagaagaagaagaagaagaagagaagcgAGAAGCCACGGAGGATGACGTCGTCCACAAAGTGATGAGCTTGCTGACCAGGCTGCAAAGCGAGGAGGCGGCCCGCAGAGAGGAGAGGAAGCGGGAGATCCGGCGCTTGAGGTCGACAAGAGCGGAGGAGGAGCGGCGGGTGTGGAAGGTGGACCTGGAGACGCAGGAGATGCGCGAGCTGCTGCGGAAGCTGAAGTGGAAGCTGTTTGCTCGGGCCAAGGAGAGTGCACACGCCCAGGCGGCTCTCAGCAAGCAACGCCACGAGGTGGCGCTCCTCAGGAGACAGGAG GAGACCCTGCAGGCTGTGGTCCTCCAGATGACGGACGAGGGTGTGCAGCTCAAGTTGGCCCACCAGCGACACCTGCTGGACCTCCTGGCTGAGCTGCACCTGCACGCCACCAAGCACACCTCCGCTATTACGCAGGAGGAGCTGTGCAGGAGACACTCCCATGGAGACATCCAGCAGTACCTGCAGGCCAGCCTGGCAGCCCTCCAAAACAG GTACGAGCCCATGTTGCTGGCCTTGCTGAAGAGGAAGGAGACAACAACACGGTCTTGTGCAAAGTCCAAAGAGCAGGCGCAGGAGCTCAGGGCCCAGTTAAGACCCCTGCAGGAGGAGACCCAAAAGCTGGTGCTCCAGAGAGCGTGCATGGAGGAGAAAGTTAAACTGACGCAGGTGCAGAGGAAAGAGGATGTTCAGCACTATGAG GAGAATATCCGTCGTCTGGAGGAGAGCAGCAGGGTCTTCAAGATGGAGTTGATGGTGCAGAAGAGAAAGAACAAAGAAGCAGAAGATATCAGAGATGGCCTTTCCAAACAGATCCTCTTGTACAG GTCTGCTGCTGGAGACCAGCACACCTTTCAACTCACAGAGGAAATATGA